The genomic window CGCGATAGAATCTTCGCTCGATGGCTACCTACACGTTTCGCATACGGGGCACCTCATCGACGTTAACGCCGCCTATTGCCGGCTCTCGGGCTACTCACACGATGAACTGATAGGCATGCATATCTCGGCATTGGCGGAAAATCCCGAGCTTGCCAGGCAACATACTGAACTCATCATCAGCCTTGGTAGTTACCGTTTTGAAACCAGCCATAGACGCAAAGATGGCAGCTGCTGGAGCGCGGAGGCATCAGCCACCTATTCCGAGGTTAATGACGGTGAAATGTTTGGTTTTTTGCGCGACATTAGCGAGCGTAAGCGACTCGAATCCTTGCTGGTCCAAACCGAGAGACACTTCGCGCTGCTGGTGGCGGCAACACCGGTCGGGGTATTTGAAACCAACGCCAGCGGCGCCTGTATTTTTGTCAATCATCAGTGGTCAGAAATGACCGGCCTATCGCAAGAAGAAGCGAGCGGCAATGGCTGGATCGCGGCGCTACATCCAGACGACCGCGAACCGCTGGCAAACGCGTGGAGCGCGGCCGTCACCGAGGGTCTGCCATTTCGCCAGGAATACCGTTTTATCGACAAGCAAGGCAAAATCACCTGGGTTCTCGGGCAATCTCAAAAGTTACTCTCCTCAGAGGGTAAAACCCTGGGCTACATAGGCAGCACGACCGACATCAGTGACAGTAAGCTGTTGGCGGCACAAATCCATGAGATGGCCTTTCTCGATGCACTCACCCAACTGCCCAACCGGCGCTACCTGCATGACCGCCTGCGTCTGGCGATTGCCTTAAGCAAGCGCAAGAGTAGTTACGGGGCGCTGATGTTTATGGATCTGGATAACTTCAAACCCGTCAACGATGAATGGGGACATGAAGCGGGCGATCAACTCTTGGTGGAAGCGGCGCAGCGGATTAAAGCTTGCTTACGCGAAGTCGATACCGTGGCACGTTTTGGTGGCGATGAATTTGTCGTGATTGTCAGTGAGTTAGATAATAATTTGGAACACGCCACTGACCAGGCCAAGGTGGTGGCGGAAAAAATACGTCAGAGTTTAAGCCTGCCGTTTCATCTGCGTTCTAGTCTAGAAGATCTAGCCGCTAGCGACTCGCAGCATCAAGCTTCGGCCAGTATAGGCGTGGTGATGTTTATCAATGAGGGCGACACCCAAAACGACATCCTGAAATGGGCCGACCACGCCATGTATCAAGCCAAAAAGGCGGGCGGCAACACCATCGTATTTCATACTTAGCATTTGTAAGACTTACGCAAAATCGCCCCGGCGTCCTAACATCCGCCTTGCTGGAACAATTCTGCGTAAATCCTAATTTTCTATCCATGCCTGATGCGCAAAGCCGCGCCCGAAGTGACACGAGCTTGGCCTAACACACGCTACTGACTCGCCACAACCTTAGTCAACGGTGCTGTCAAGCGTTGCACCATGGCGCGCACTGCCTTCAATTGCGAACCAGACTGCAAGGCATAATTTGGCCCGGTGTAACCAAACCAGTCCCAGCAGCCTTTAGGGTTATACGGAATCGTGCTGGCGTTCACCTGCGGATACAGCACGATGATGCTATTCGTGTCGGCCCAGTCGTTATAGCTGCTCTTGCCATAGAAATCATCCTGCACCACCGCGGCAGACTGCAAGCAGCCATGGAAAGCCACATGCACCCGGCAAGCATCGCCTTGCTTGCAATTTTGCGGTACGTAAGCATAGGCGTCCGCAGCCATGCCGGTAGAGGCGTCCGAAAACTCACTTTGATTAAAGCTGATCAAGCTACCGCTACGTTTTTTTGCCGGTGGCTGCATGGCTCCGTAAATATGCGTCAACATGGCACCGGGTTGATCGTAAGCCTTATGTTTGACGCTGCAGTGACTGATGTAAGGCGCAGCATTGGCATCGCAAGCATTACCAAAGGCAGGCGTAATCAGGGCATGCCCGGAAGGCATATTATTCACATACAGTAAATTGGCCTGAGGCACGCCCAGATCCTTGAAAAAAGCCACAGTCGCATCGACCGCTTGCTGATACACCACCGTATCCTTAGTGCCGCTAAAGACGTAGATACGATCATTTTGCAAGTCACTCAAAGGATCAATCTGACCGGCCAAAGCAAAACCCTGCGCTGCCACCAGCATGCCAGCTGGATTTGGCGGTACAAACGGCACTAAGCCCATACACACCGCGGCATTGAGCAGACTGCCCGCCGCGCAATAATAAGGCCCGCCCGCCACCACACCAGCGCCCACCACCGAGCTGGAAAAAGCGACTTGATATTGCACTGCCATAAATGCCCCGGACGACAAACCGGAGACCGACGTGGCCTTACTGCTAGCACCAAAAGCCGGCAGGTTTGGCGATACTTTGCTATTGGCTTGCGCCATTGAAGTGCTAGCAATAACGAGGGAGAGAAAAATTGCGGGGCGAAACAATTTCATCATAAGCTCCTTAAAAAGTGGAATTAGATATCGACTGTCAGGGTGAATTGATGCAACGCACAATCCCTGCCACGCAAAGATTCTCATATAAAAAGAGAAATTAAAAGCACTTTTTATATTTTTATTTTAGCAATAAAAAATGCTTTTTAAATGAGGGGCTTAGGCCAAATTGTTGCTGCCAGACAGGTCGCCATAAGCAGTTTGACAGGGCGGGAGAAACCCGCATCGCATGATGGAAATCCGTAATAATTAGAATAAAAAATACCAATTGGCGTCTGTTTAAACGGCATATTTACCCCTTTCAACGCGGGGTTCAGCCACCCTACAAGGCTTACGGGTACAAAATATGCACCCCATGCGCACTTATTTGCCAAATTGTCATCTTCCTGTCATTCGCAGCGCCTACTCTGCTCGGAGGGAGGTCCAGAAATCAAGGCTCAAATCGAACCGAAGATGAAAAATGAAGCAGCAATTAGCGCTGTGTGATATTCGCAGCAGTATTGGAAACGGCACTTTCCTATTCGCATCAAAACTCACTTGCAGCTTACTTAACGCAAAAAGGAAAACAATGAAAAATTTCGTCTACATCATAGCGATTAGCCTTACATTATTTGGCAATGCCAGCGCTGACGCACTGTATACTTCAGGCGGTTTCACGCTTGCGACTCAAGGAGTGCAACCCAAGTCATACGTACATACCGATAGTTCAGAGGGAGTAGATACACTTTTTTCACTTTCGCAAAAAAGTACACTCAACAGTATTGTTTTTGGAAGCTCACTCGATGCGACTGCGTTCGAACCTTCGAATTGGTCAGTTAAGCCAAGCATCAGTATTTTTTCGATGTCATGGGAATTTAAAGCCTCTGCCTCCAGCTTAGGATCACCTGCAAGCGTTACACCAGGCAATTATTTCAACTACGTTAAATTCGCTGTGGACAATGTTGTTCTGGATGCCGGAAGTTATAGAATTTTTTGGGCTCATGGCGCATCAGAAATGCCGTTTTATGCCACGCAAGGCGAGTCAATTCATTACTCCAATCCGGCCTACCAATACACTTTAGATAATACCTCCTTAGCCTTCCAGGTACAGGGGGTATCCGCAGTACCAGAACCACAAAATTCCGCCATGTGGCTAGCTGGCTTAGGACTACTAGCGGGACTGGCACGCTATCGCAGAATAAGCGCAGGCATATCAAGAATGTAAGCGCAGCGTATTGCACCGTCTTCAACCTACACTACGGTGCAATACGTCCTTGTCTGTTGTGGCACTAAAGCTCACTCTGTACCAGCGCTTAGCTTGGACTACGCCTTATCAGCCTAAGTTATTTCAAAGAACGTAGATAATTGTTAGGCTAACTAGCACTAGCTAGCTCACTGAATCATTCCCAGCACTAATTAACATACCCCCACCCAGTACATTTCAATCGCACAATACACATATGCGCGATGACGGTGTTTTTACTAAAAATAAGGGGAGTATATGCAAGCCACTGGTTTTGCTTAAAACTTGCGCAGCGCACAAGATGCCCTCGTGTTAAGCTTCGTGCCGCCGCATTTCTCCCACTTTTTTTCAAGAAAACATGGATATTCTTCTCGCCGCAAAAATTATCATCATGGGCATCGTTGAGGGCCTGACTGAATTTTTACCTATTTCGTCCACCGGACATTTGATATTGGCCGGTAGCTTGCTCAATCTCACCGACGAAAAAATGAAGGTGTTTGAAATCGTGATACAGGCCGGTGCGATCTTTGCCGTGTGTTGGGAATATCGCCAGAAAATCGCCTCAGTGATAGGCGGTCTGGGCAGCGATCCTAAGGAGCGTAAATTTGCCTTGAATCTCATCGTCGCGTTTTTACCGGCGGCAGTGTTGGGGGTCTTGTTTAGCAAAAAAATTAAAGCGGTATTGTTCGCACCCGTTCCGGTGGCACTGGCCTTCATCCTCGGTGGTCTGGTGATACTTTGGGTAGAGCGCAAGCACAAGGGTGTGGATGAACACGATACCAGCCATGCGCGTGTGCATAGCGTCGATGACATGACGATGTTAGATGCCCTCAAAATCGGTGCGGCGCAAGCCTTTGCCCTGATCCCCGGCACTAGCCGTTCTGGCGCAACGATTATCGGCGGCATGTTGTTTGGTCTGTCACGCAAGGCGGCCACTGAATTTTCATTCTTCCTGGCGATCCCAACTTTGCTGGGCGCTACCGTGTATTCGCTGTACAAGGCGCGTGAAGAGTTGTCGGTTGCGGATATCCCTATGTTTGGTCTGGGTACCATCGCGGCGTTTATCTCGGCATTTTTCTGCGTACGCTGGTTATTGCGCTATATCGCTACTCATAATTTCAATGCCTTTGCCTGGTATCGTATCGCCTTCGGCATCATGATCCTGATCACGGCTTACACCGGCACTATCGTTTGGGCCGACTAATTTTTATCGTATGACAGAACCAGCGCAGCAAACTAGCGAGCAAACTCAGGCACTGCATTTATTGCAGACGGTATTTGGCTATCCGGCCTTTCGTTCGCAGCAAGGGCAGATCGTCGACCATGTCGTCAATGGCGGCGATGCGCTAGTGCTGATGCCTACCGGCGGCGGTAAATCGCTGTGTTACCAGATCCCGGCGATGATACGCAAAGGCGTAGGCATCGTAGTTTCGCCGCTAATCGCCTTGATGCAGGATCAGGTCGATGCGCTGGAAGAGGTCGGAGTGCGCGCCGCATTTCTGAACTCTACCCAGAGTTTTGAAGAGTCGCAGCGGGTCGAACGGCTGCTGCGTACTGGCGAAATCGATCTGGTATATATCGCGCCGGAGCGCCTGATGACAGCGCGCTGCCTCGATATGTTAGAAGCTAGCCCTATCGCCCTGTTTGCGATTGATGAGGCGCATTGCGTTTCGCAATGGGGCCATGATTTCCGCCCTGAATACATCAAGCTCTCGGTGCTGCACGAACGCTTCCCTAGCGTGCCGCGCATCGCATTGACAGCCACCGCCGATCAGCAAACCCGCGACGAGATTATCCGCTGCCTGCAACTAGAAACGGCGCTGCAATTCGTCTCTTCGTTTGATAGACCTAACATCCGTTACCAGATCGTCGAAAAGGCCAATGGCCGCAAGCAATTGCTCGATTTTATCAATGCACAGCATAGCGGCGACGCCGGTATCGTGTATTGCCTGTCGCGCAAAAAGGTAGAAGAAACTGCCGAATTCTTAAATGAAAACGGCATCAATTCCCTGCCCTACCATGCCGGTATGGAGATGACAGTACGCAGCCGTAACCAAGCCAGATTCTTGCGTGAAGACGGCATCGTGATGTGTGCCACGATTGCCTTTGGCATGGGCATCGATAAGCCCGACGTGCGCTTTGTTGCGCATCTGGATTTACCAAAAAGTATAGAAGGCTATTATCAGGAAACCGGACGCGCCGGCCGCGACGGTGCTAGCGCCAATGCCTGGATGGCCTACGGTTTGCAAGACGTGGTGCAACAACGTCGCATGATCGATGAATCGGAAGCGAATGAGATTTACAAGCGGGTGCAGGGCGTTAAGCTCGATGCCATGCTCAGCCTGTGCGAAACGCTCAATTGCCGACGCATGCAATTGCTGGCGTATTTCGGCCAGACCTCACAGCCTTGCGGCAATTGCGATACCTGCTTAATTCCGCCGACCTCGTTTGACGGCAGTGTGGCGGCGCAAAAAATTCTCTCTACCGTGTACCGCGTCGATCAACGCTTTGCGGCTGGTCATGTGATCGACGTTTTGCGCGGTATCGATACCGAACGCGTGCAGCAATGGCGGCATAATCAACTCTCGACCTTTGGCGTTGGCTCAGACAAAAGCGAAGCCGAATGGCGCGCCCTGCTGCGCCAGTTAATCGCGCTCGGTTTAGTCGCGGTCGATTATGAAAACTATAGCTCGCTCAAACTCACCGAGCAATCGCGTGCGGTACTGCGCGGCGAAACCAAGATACAGCTGCGCCAATACAAAAAAGCTGAAAAAGCCACCAAGCATAAACGCCAGTCGGCCAAAGACTTTGCCGAGACTGATCTCTCGGCCAGCGAACAAGCGATTTTCGAGAAGCTACGCTGGTGGCGCATCACCACCGCCAAGGCGCACAATGTCGCCGCCTTCATCATCTTCGCCGACGCCACCTTGCGCGAAATCGCCAAGACCAAGCCACGCTCGCTAGACGATTTGCGCGGCGTCACCGGGGTCGGTGCCAAGAAGCTGGAAAGCTATGGTGCCGAGATTGTGGCCTTGATAGATGAAATGAGTTAGTTTTCAACTTGTCATGAAACCGCAAAGCTTAGCCGCATATTCCATGCGCCTTACAGACCATTTTAGGCTGGCAAGGCGCATGGAATATGCGCGCAGCTTTTGGGAAGTTCTAAAAACCCTATACTCGGGCGCATCGCAGCCTTGCAAATCCTCGCAATACCGACGTATTGCTCCGGTTTGCGCCTTGCGCTGCATCCCGATTAACGGGTTTTTAGAAATTCCCTTTTCAGAAGTACTCTGGCGCTCAGCATGCCCGATCTGATTGGCCATTTCCATCCCAGAATGACACTGCGTACCTTGGGGCGCGGCGATGGTTTATTCGGCATGACCAAGAGCGGCGTATTCGGCCCACGGGGCGGCAACGTCAGCGTGGTGCAGATAGACTGGCTATACCGCGTCAGTCTGGATGACACAGAACTACTCTGGCAAACGCCCGCCCCTAGCGTCTTACTCAATCGCCGCCCTAGTTCCAGCCAGATCATTCTCGATAAGCAGGGCGTGCCTGTGACCCTGTTGCGCGATTTGGGTGCCGAGGCCGATGCGCTCGATAAGGTTTGGGAACTTGATCTGCACCCGCTGCCGCTAAAGGCCTTGCAATGGCGCAGCGAGGCCGCCGCCAGTCACTACAGTCATCCCGGGCAGCTTTGGAGTTTGCTGCAAGAAGATTTTTTTGCCGATTTCTGGGCTGATCAGTTGCCGCAATTGCAGGCGCTGGGCTGGTCTATCGTGATTGCACCGGGCTTTGCGCATGAGAGCGTCATGGTCGAAGCCTGGCACTTGATCATCGATGAAAGCAGCGGCGAAGTCATCGGCAAGGAAGCGGCCTCGCCTATGCAGGGCCGCCCGACTACGATCACCCGCCTGGGCTTACCGGCACGCGAAGGCTCGTGGCTGCTCAGTTTAGGAATAGAAATCGAGGGTCAGAGTATCGATCTGGTGCCGCTATTGGCGAATTTATTGCAAAGAGATAGCCGCTGGCTCAATGCCAAAAAGCTGGCCGAAATCGACGATATGGCCATGATACGGCTGCGCGCTCCGGGCGGCAAACGCATCGATGCGCAGGCGGCACCACTCAAAGCCATCGTCAGGCATATGCTCGATCTGCTCGGTGATGAGCGGCGCCAGCATAGTCCTCTTCCTATCTCTGGTTGGGATAGCCAGCGCCTGGAAGCCTTGCGCCTGAGTCTGTTAGAAAGCCAAGCACAGCGTGCCGGCCCGCACGGCGGCTGGCAACTGCAAGGCGAAGCGGGTTTGCGCAGCCTGACCCAACGCCTGCACCACATAGGCGAAGTCGCAGCAGTCGCTGCACCGGCAGGCTTGGGGATTACTTTAAGACCGTATCAACTACACGGCGTGGCGTGGCTACAATATTTGCGCCAGCAGCATCTGGCCGGCATCCTTGCCGACGATATGGGGTTGGGCAAAACCGCACAGGCGCTGGCCCATCTGTTACTGGAAAAACAGGCCGGGCGACTCGATAGGCCGGCACTAATCGTGTTGCCGACTTCTTTGATTTTTAACTGGCAGGCCGAAGCGCAACGCATGGCACCGGATTTACGTGTACTGAGTCTGCAAGGGCCGCAACGCGCTAGCTATTTTGCTGAAATGCAGCAAGCCGATATTGTGCTGACCACCTATCCCCTGATCTGGCGCGATCTGGAAATTTTAGAGCAACAGCAGTTTCATCTCTTGATACTCGATGAAGCCCAGACCGTCAAAAATGCCGCCAGTCGCAGCGCCGATGCGGTGCGCCGTATCCGCGCCCGACATAGACTGTGTATCACCGGCACCCCGCTGGAAAACAATTTGGGCGAACTGTGGACTCAGTTTGATTTTTTAATGCCAGGCTTTCTCGGTGATGCGCGCAGCTTTACCCGCTTGTGGCGCAAACCCATAGAAGTCAATGGCGAGACTGTGCGCGCGCAACTGCTAGCAAAAAGAATACGGCCATTTATCCTGCGCCGTCGTAAGGAAGATGTCGCCACCGAATTGCCACCCAAAACCAAAGTCATCAAGCGCCTGCAACTACAAGGCCAACAACGCGACCTGTATGAAAGCGTGCGCGTGGCGGCCGACGAACAAGTGCGCAAGGTATTAACGCGCAAGGGTTTTTCCGGCGCGCAGATTACGATACTCGATGCACTGTTAAAACTGCGCCAGGTCTGCTGCGATCCACATCTACTCAAAGGCGCGCAAACGCCTGCCACGATGGAGCGCGCCAAGCTAGAAATGCTGAGCGATATGCTGCCCAGTCTGGTGGCGGAAGGCCGACGCATGCTGATCTTTTCGCAGTTCACTGAGATGTTGAGCTTGATCGCCGAACAGTTGGACGAATTGGCACTGCCGTATTTATCACTGACCGGCAAGACCCCGGTCGCACAACGCGGCCAGCTGGTCGCTAGTTTTCAGGATAAGCAAGTACCGATCTTGCTGATTAGCCTCAAAGCCGGTGGTGTGGGTCTGAATCTGACCGCAGCCGACACGGTGATCCACATGGACCCGTGGTGGAATCCGGCGGTCGAAGAGCAAGCCACTGCGCGCGCCCATCGCATAGGGCAGGAGCAGGCAGTGTTTGTCTACAAACTGGTGGTGCAAGGCAGTATAGAAGAGCGCATCCTCGAACTGCAGGCACGCAAGGCAGCGTTGGCAGAAGGTGTGCTGGGCAGCGATGCGGCGCTGGCACCGAAATTCGACACCGCCGATCTGCAGGCTTTGTTGGCACCACTGAGTATTTGAAAAAAATCAAACATCTTGTCCACGAAAATCACGCAAAGCACGACAGGTAAATTTCTGATGTAGGCTCCCTCTCCCGCGAGCGGGAGAGGGTTGGGGTGAGGGTGGTTCAGATACAAGAATGTGTATTTATCTGGAGCTTTAAATGATTTCTCTATCGAACTTACGCGTTACTCAATCACCCTCATCCCCTGCCCTTCTCCCGCTCGCGGGAGAAGGGAGCCTAATCGACACATCACTACTCATGGCTAAACGATGAGCGCGAAGGCGGGAATCCAGAATTTACAGGATGACGGTAATCGGCGCGT from Undibacterium parvum includes these protein-coding regions:
- a CDS encoding sensor domain-containing diguanylate cyclase, encoding MNASGTPVNHRHAIESSLDGYLHVSHTGHLIDVNAAYCRLSGYSHDELIGMHISALAENPELARQHTELIISLGSYRFETSHRRKDGSCWSAEASATYSEVNDGEMFGFLRDISERKRLESLLVQTERHFALLVAATPVGVFETNASGACIFVNHQWSEMTGLSQEEASGNGWIAALHPDDREPLANAWSAAVTEGLPFRQEYRFIDKQGKITWVLGQSQKLLSSEGKTLGYIGSTTDISDSKLLAAQIHEMAFLDALTQLPNRRYLHDRLRLAIALSKRKSSYGALMFMDLDNFKPVNDEWGHEAGDQLLVEAAQRIKACLREVDTVARFGGDEFVVIVSELDNNLEHATDQAKVVAEKIRQSLSLPFHLRSSLEDLAASDSQHQASASIGVVMFINEGDTQNDILKWADHAMYQAKKAGGNTIVFHT
- a CDS encoding extracellular catalytic domain type 2 short-chain-length polyhydroxyalkanoate depolymerase, with the translated sequence MKLFRPAIFLSLVIASTSMAQANSKVSPNLPAFGASSKATSVSGLSSGAFMAVQYQVAFSSSVVGAGVVAGGPYYCAAGSLLNAAVCMGLVPFVPPNPAGMLVAAQGFALAGQIDPLSDLQNDRIYVFSGTKDTVVYQQAVDATVAFFKDLGVPQANLLYVNNMPSGHALITPAFGNACDANAAPYISHCSVKHKAYDQPGAMLTHIYGAMQPPAKKRSGSLISFNQSEFSDASTGMAADAYAYVPQNCKQGDACRVHVAFHGCLQSAAVVQDDFYGKSSYNDWADTNSIIVLYPQVNASTIPYNPKGCWDWFGYTGPNYALQSGSQLKAVRAMVQRLTAPLTKVVASQ
- a CDS encoding PEP-CTERM sorting domain-containing protein; the encoded protein is MKQQLALCDIRSSIGNGTFLFASKLTCSLLNAKRKTMKNFVYIIAISLTLFGNASADALYTSGGFTLATQGVQPKSYVHTDSSEGVDTLFSLSQKSTLNSIVFGSSLDATAFEPSNWSVKPSISIFSMSWEFKASASSLGSPASVTPGNYFNYVKFAVDNVVLDAGSYRIFWAHGASEMPFYATQGESIHYSNPAYQYTLDNTSLAFQVQGVSAVPEPQNSAMWLAGLGLLAGLARYRRISAGISRM
- a CDS encoding undecaprenyl-diphosphate phosphatase encodes the protein MDILLAAKIIIMGIVEGLTEFLPISSTGHLILAGSLLNLTDEKMKVFEIVIQAGAIFAVCWEYRQKIASVIGGLGSDPKERKFALNLIVAFLPAAVLGVLFSKKIKAVLFAPVPVALAFILGGLVILWVERKHKGVDEHDTSHARVHSVDDMTMLDALKIGAAQAFALIPGTSRSGATIIGGMLFGLSRKAATEFSFFLAIPTLLGATVYSLYKAREELSVADIPMFGLGTIAAFISAFFCVRWLLRYIATHNFNAFAWYRIAFGIMILITAYTGTIVWAD
- the recQ gene encoding DNA helicase RecQ, which translates into the protein MTEPAQQTSEQTQALHLLQTVFGYPAFRSQQGQIVDHVVNGGDALVLMPTGGGKSLCYQIPAMIRKGVGIVVSPLIALMQDQVDALEEVGVRAAFLNSTQSFEESQRVERLLRTGEIDLVYIAPERLMTARCLDMLEASPIALFAIDEAHCVSQWGHDFRPEYIKLSVLHERFPSVPRIALTATADQQTRDEIIRCLQLETALQFVSSFDRPNIRYQIVEKANGRKQLLDFINAQHSGDAGIVYCLSRKKVEETAEFLNENGINSLPYHAGMEMTVRSRNQARFLREDGIVMCATIAFGMGIDKPDVRFVAHLDLPKSIEGYYQETGRAGRDGASANAWMAYGLQDVVQQRRMIDESEANEIYKRVQGVKLDAMLSLCETLNCRRMQLLAYFGQTSQPCGNCDTCLIPPTSFDGSVAAQKILSTVYRVDQRFAAGHVIDVLRGIDTERVQQWRHNQLSTFGVGSDKSEAEWRALLRQLIALGLVAVDYENYSSLKLTEQSRAVLRGETKIQLRQYKKAEKATKHKRQSAKDFAETDLSASEQAIFEKLRWWRITTAKAHNVAAFIIFADATLREIAKTKPRSLDDLRGVTGVGAKKLESYGAEIVALIDEMS
- a CDS encoding DEAD/DEAH box helicase, which codes for MPDLIGHFHPRMTLRTLGRGDGLFGMTKSGVFGPRGGNVSVVQIDWLYRVSLDDTELLWQTPAPSVLLNRRPSSSQIILDKQGVPVTLLRDLGAEADALDKVWELDLHPLPLKALQWRSEAAASHYSHPGQLWSLLQEDFFADFWADQLPQLQALGWSIVIAPGFAHESVMVEAWHLIIDESSGEVIGKEAASPMQGRPTTITRLGLPAREGSWLLSLGIEIEGQSIDLVPLLANLLQRDSRWLNAKKLAEIDDMAMIRLRAPGGKRIDAQAAPLKAIVRHMLDLLGDERRQHSPLPISGWDSQRLEALRLSLLESQAQRAGPHGGWQLQGEAGLRSLTQRLHHIGEVAAVAAPAGLGITLRPYQLHGVAWLQYLRQQHLAGILADDMGLGKTAQALAHLLLEKQAGRLDRPALIVLPTSLIFNWQAEAQRMAPDLRVLSLQGPQRASYFAEMQQADIVLTTYPLIWRDLEILEQQQFHLLILDEAQTVKNAASRSADAVRRIRARHRLCITGTPLENNLGELWTQFDFLMPGFLGDARSFTRLWRKPIEVNGETVRAQLLAKRIRPFILRRRKEDVATELPPKTKVIKRLQLQGQQRDLYESVRVAADEQVRKVLTRKGFSGAQITILDALLKLRQVCCDPHLLKGAQTPATMERAKLEMLSDMLPSLVAEGRRMLIFSQFTEMLSLIAEQLDELALPYLSLTGKTPVAQRGQLVASFQDKQVPILLISLKAGGVGLNLTAADTVIHMDPWWNPAVEEQATARAHRIGQEQAVFVYKLVVQGSIEERILELQARKAALAEGVLGSDAALAPKFDTADLQALLAPLSI